From Montipora foliosa isolate CH-2021 chromosome 6, ASM3666993v2, whole genome shotgun sequence, a single genomic window includes:
- the LOC138006614 gene encoding pyruvate dehydrogenase E1 component subunit beta, mitochondrial-like, producing MALFSNFLRSSAKGGLSSICRNAFSTTPRAAATMAVRDAINMAMEEEIKRDERVFLMGEEVAMYDGAYKVSRGLWQKYGDKRIIDTPISEMGFAGIAVGAAMAGLRPICEFMTFNFAMQAIDQVINSAAKTYYMSAGQVPVPVVFRGPNGAAAGVAAQHSQCYAAWYGHCPGLKVVSPYSSEDARGLLKSAIRDSDPVVVLENEVLYGVQFEMSEEAMSPDFQIPIGKAKIERPGSHITLVAHSKSVQLALDAAKQLEAEGVDCEVINLRTIRPMDSDCITTSVKKTNHLVTIEGGWPHFGVGAEIAATVMEGDAFDYLDAPIFRVTGADIPMPYAHLLETNSVPQIENVVLTVKKSLNLA from the exons ATGGCTCTATTTAGCAATTTTCTGCGATCTTCGGCAAAG GGTGGCCTTTCGAGCATTTGTCGGAATGCATTCAGCACAACTCCTCGAGCTGCTGCCACT atgGCCGTTCGGGATGCCATAAACATGGCTATGGAGGAAGAGATTAAGAGAGATGAGCGAGTATTCTTGATGGGTGAAGAGGTTGCTATGTATGATGGTGCATACAAG GTCAGCCGAGGACTGTGGCAAAAATATGGTGACAAAAGAATCATTGACACCCCAATCAGTGAG atgGGTTTTGCTGGTATTGCAGTAGGTGCAGCCATG GCTGGCCTTAGACCTATCTGTGAATTTATGAcatttaattttgcaatgcagGCTATTGATCAG GTGATCAATTCTGCGGCAAAAACATACTACATGTCTGCTGGACAG GTCCCAGTGCCTGTAGTATTCAGAGGCCCAAATGGTGCAGCCGCAGGTGTGGCCGCACAGCACTCACAGTGTTATGCTGCATGGTATGGTCACTGCCCTGGTCTGAAG GTAGTATCTCCGTATTCATCTGAAGATGCAAGAGGTCTGCTGAAGTCAGCAATCAGAGATTCAGATCCAG TGGTAGTTCTAGAGAATGAAGTCCTGTATGGCGTGCAATTTGAAATGTCAGAGGAAGCCATGAGTCCTGATTTTCAAATTCCTATTGGCAAAGCTAAGATTGAAAGACCTG GAAGCCATATCACTTTAGTAGCTCATTCAAAGTCCGTTCAACTCGCGCTGGATGCAGCTAAGCAGTTAGAAGCAGAGGGAGTCGATTGTGAG GTGATAAATCTTCGCACAATTCGGCCAATGGACTCCGACTGCATTACTACCTCAGTCAAGAAAACGAACCACTTAGTTACCATTGAAGGAGGCTGGCCTCACTTTGGTGTCGGAGCAGAAATTGCTGCAACTGTTATGGAAG GTGATGCCTTCGACTATCTTGATGCTCCGATATTCCGTGTCACTGGGGCTGATATCCCAATGCCATACGCCCATCTTTTAGAAACAAATTCAGTTCCTCAAATTGAGAACGTTGTTCTTACAGTGAAGAAAAGCCTCAACTTAGCTTGA
- the LOC138005014 gene encoding uncharacterized protein encodes MAEKKFGISSTFAIQCSICSQTNHISTSKQHRAGSRGPKAFDANTRVALAALDNGIGFSHVNSILTALDIPNMTRKTYKVREREVGKIAEGVAKATCKVMFDKECELVKENGGTVDTDGLLPLSVSYDMGWSKRGRAHNSLTGHGAVMGSLTGKALDFTTRNKFCRTCQSASQTGGNPKPHDCRVNHQASSKSMEPLGAVELFKRAPVQSNNPAKYAVFIGDDDCSTLSKIREEVVYHVEKWSDTVHAKRTLINHLHKLKCETSFPRGESALSNKVIDYLGKCFSYSVAQNAGNTDGMQKAIRLIVPHAFGNHEHCLESWCGYKQDPTSYKHRDLPFGKDLVGESLKRSLEEVFEIYSSENVIKKLAHNASSQRNESLNSTIGSKNPKIRFYGGSESADQRVACSVAQKNMGKQYLLNVLQSANINPGCTMTSQVSKMDYERKQDQLRKQSKDFKKKRKQLRNVRSSKDSRLESRDGTVYESGSTLSLDPEVIIAASIQKAEIYQFEQQVPQFCFRKPRRYQTFNPGFEYNFVIYDTETNYGGKKAELVELSAFCHGTGDSFTKFVLPQHDINIYVSNINKFRIASFGNERVLHRNGFALQTVSLPECLLSFANFLKSTSATIKNATSKPVKILLIGHNANAFDTPLLIRSIAKYTETEPKFKELDLLFADSLVLIRHLLKENNQLLRKTDGSIPKVNLRDIYKCLFQSEFDNSHQGLADVMALDKVLFQSKLELTTEQIVNNSNTMILSTVQEDVQYLDKAHERLLTFNNRLYDDSDNSIIKKSLAKKLADSGLSFSDLRKLYSSTGPRGVAALLANPPSTSKGKSPRGTKCCITLQKIINFLKTLT; translated from the coding sequence ATGGCTGAAAAGAAGTTTGGTATTTCAAGCACTTTTGCTATTCAGTGCAGTATCTGTTCCCAGACAAACCACATTTCAACCAGCAAACAACACCGTGCAGGTTCCAGGGGACCCAAAGCATTTGATGCCAACACAAGAGTAGCTTTAGCTGCACTTGACAACGGTATTGGTTTTTCCCATGTCAACTCAATCTTAACAGCCCTTGACATACCAAATATGACTAGGAAAACATACAAGGTAAGAGAGCGCGAGGTTGGGAAGATAGCGGAAGGGGTGGCAAAGGCAACATGCAAAGTGATGTTTGATAAGGAATGTGAACTGGTGAAGGAAAACGGCGGCACTGTGGATACTGATGGTCTCTTACCCTTGTCTGTATCATATGACATGGGATGGTCCAAACGAGGTCGTGCACACAATTCCCTGACAGGTCATGGTGCGGTAATGGGCTCATTAACTGGGAAAGCACTGGACTTTACAACTAGAAACAAATTCTGTCGAACATGCCAGTCTGCCAGTCAAACTGGAGGCAATCCTAAACCTCATGATTGCAGAGTTAACCATCAAGCATCATCAAAATCAATGGAACCCCTAGGTGCAGTTGAATTATTTAAGAGAGCACCAGTACAGAGCAACAACCCTGCAAAGTATGCAGTGTTTATTGGTGATGATGATTGCTCAACACTGTCAAAAATAAGAGAAGAAGTTGTTTATCATGTGGAAAAATGGTCTGATACTGTGCATGCTAAGCGAACATTAATTAACCATTTGCACAAATTGAAATGTGAAACATCGTTCCCCCGGGGTGAATCAGCATTATCAAACAAAGTCATAGATTACTTAGGAAAATGTTTCAGCTATAGTGTAGCACAGAATGCAGGGAACACCGATGGTATGCAAAAGGCAATAAGGTTAATTGTTCCTCATGCCTTTGGGAATCACGAACACTGCTTAGAATCCTGGTGTGGGTACAAACAAGACCCAACAAGCTACAAACACAGGGACTTACCCTTTGGTAAAGATCTTGTAGGAGAAAGCCTGAAAAGATCACTGGAagaagtttttgaaatttatagTAGTGAAAATGTCATCAAGAAGCTAGCACACAATGCATCTTCACAAAGAAATGAAAGCCTGAACAGTACTATAGGTTCTAAAAACCCCAAAATACGTTTTTATGGAGGTAGCGAGAGTGCCGACCAGAGAGTGGCATGTTCTGTTGCACAGAAAAATATGGGTAAACAATATCTCTTGAATGTTTTGCAATCAGCAAATATTAACCCGGGGTGCACCATGACAAGTCAGGTTTCGAAAATGGATTATGAAAGGAAGCAAGACCAACTTCGGAAACAAAGCAAGGATTTCAAGAAAAAGCGAAAGCAGCTTAGAAATGTGCGTTCTAGCAAGGACAGTAGACTTGAATCACGAGATGGAACTGTGTACGAGTCAGGCAGTACTTTATCCCTGGATCCTGAAGTAATAATTGCTGCTAGcattcaaaaagctgaaatctATCAGTTTGAACAACAAGTACCCCAGTTTTGCTTTAGGAAACCTAGAAGATACCAGACATTTAACCCTGGTTTTGAATACAACTTTGTCATTTAcgacacagaaacaaattaTGGTGGCAAAAAAGCCGAGCTCGTCGAATTATCTGCTTTTTGTCACGGCACTGGCGATTCGTTTACGAAATTTGTCTTGCCTCAACATGATATTAATATATATGTAAGTAATATCAACAAGTTTCGCATTGCATCGTTCGGCAATGAACGCGTACTCCACAGAAATGGTTTCGCTTTACAAACCGTTTCTCTTCCAGAATGTTTACTGTCTTTCGCTAACTTCCTGAAATCCACAAGTGCCACAATCAAAAACGCAACATCAAAACCTGTAAAAATATTGCTCATAGGACACAACGCAAACGCATTTGACACACCATTGCTCATACGAAGCATCGCCAAGTATACAGAAACGGAACCCAAATTCAAAGAACTGGACTTGCTATTCGCGGACAGTTTAGTCTTGATCAGGCATCTTCTAAAGGAAAACAACCAGTTGCTCCGTAAAACAGATGGATCGATTCCAAAAGTAAACCTGCGAGATATCTACAAGTGTCTATTTCAGAGCGAATTTGATAATTCCCATCAAGGCTTAGCCGATGTCATGGCTTTAGACAAAGTGTTGTTTCAGTCAAAACTCGAATTGACAACAGAACAAATCGTGAACAAcagtaacacgatgattctgtcAACAGTCCAGGAAGATGTCCAGTATCTTGACAAAGCCCACGAAAGACTTCTCACGTTCAACAACAGGCTCTACGACGACTCTGATAATTCAATCATCAAGAAAAGTCTTGCTAAAAAACTTGCAGACTCTGGTTTGTCATTTTCTGACTTGAGGAAACTGTATTCGTCGACTGGACCACGAGGTGTCGCTGCTCTGCTGGCAAATCCGCCTTCGACATCCAAAGGAAAATCGCCACGAGGTACCAAGTGCTGCATAACATTGCAGAAGATAATCAACTTCCTCAAGACATTAACTTGA